One genomic window of Brevundimonas vesicularis includes the following:
- a CDS encoding NADP-dependent oxidoreductase codes for MASTSGKTNRQWVLRQRPKGLIQPRDLELVETAIPDLQENEVLVRTVYLSLDPTNRTWMNDSEGYLPPVGLGEVMRGLTLGVVEASRSSRFKAGDIVMPTSGGWADYAVVPEGGLRPVHRAPGLPLTANMSVLGMTGLTAYFGVTDVLKAKEGETIVISAAAGAVGSIAGQIAKQRGCRVIGIAGGPQKCAWLTDELGFDAAIDYKNEDVGEALDRLAPDGVDLNFENVGGDIMIAVFNRLKVHGRMAVCGLVSSYNATKAPPSPNFARIITHRLHVQGFLVLDYAPRAREMVAEMGPWLADGRVKWKVHVDDGLEGAVGSLNRLFTGDHDGKLLVRVSEEPA; via the coding sequence ATGGCTTCGACAAGCGGCAAGACGAACCGTCAATGGGTGCTGCGCCAGCGCCCCAAGGGCCTTATCCAGCCTAGAGATCTGGAACTAGTCGAGACGGCCATCCCTGATCTGCAAGAGAACGAGGTGCTGGTCCGCACCGTCTATCTGTCGCTGGACCCGACCAATCGCACCTGGATGAACGATTCCGAGGGCTATCTGCCGCCGGTCGGCCTGGGCGAGGTCATGCGCGGCCTGACGCTGGGCGTGGTCGAAGCCTCGCGATCCAGCCGATTCAAGGCCGGCGATATCGTCATGCCGACCTCGGGCGGCTGGGCTGACTATGCGGTCGTGCCGGAAGGCGGCTTGCGCCCGGTCCACCGCGCGCCTGGCCTGCCGTTGACGGCCAATATGTCCGTGCTCGGCATGACCGGCCTGACCGCCTATTTCGGCGTCACCGATGTGTTGAAGGCCAAGGAAGGCGAGACCATCGTCATCTCGGCCGCCGCCGGCGCGGTCGGCTCGATCGCGGGGCAGATCGCCAAACAGCGCGGCTGCCGCGTCATCGGCATCGCGGGCGGCCCGCAGAAGTGCGCCTGGCTGACCGACGAACTCGGTTTCGACGCGGCCATCGATTACAAGAACGAGGATGTCGGCGAGGCGCTGGACCGTCTGGCCCCCGACGGCGTCGATCTGAACTTCGAGAATGTCGGCGGCGACATCATGATCGCGGTTTTCAACCGTCTGAAGGTCCACGGCCGGATGGCGGTTTGCGGCCTGGTGTCCTCCTACAATGCGACCAAGGCGCCGCCGTCGCCTAACTTCGCGCGCATCATCACCCATCGCCTGCACGTCCAGGGCTTCCTGGTCCTGGACTACGCCCCGCGCGCTCGCGAGATGGTCGCGGAAATGGGTCCGTGGCTGGCGGACGGCCGGGTGAAATGGAAGGTTCACGTCGACGACGGGCTGGAAGGCGCGGTGGGATCGTTGAATCGCTTGTTCACCGGCGATCACGACGGCAAGCTGCTGGTTCGCGTTTCCGAAGAACCCGCCTGA
- a CDS encoding Fur family transcriptional regulator: MGSACDHDHDHSGLNGGALDRALAAAEARAVQQGERMTAQRRRVLALLLESGEPVKAYDLIARFGEDGQAAKPPTVYRALEFLERLGMVHRIASISAYVACTDDGEAAHAAAFLICDCCGATREVSGPDQSAMNAAASAAGYAIARTTIEAHGRCAACREVA; the protein is encoded by the coding sequence ATGGGTTCCGCCTGCGATCACGACCATGACCACTCCGGCCTGAACGGCGGGGCGCTGGACCGCGCCCTGGCGGCGGCCGAGGCGCGCGCGGTCCAGCAGGGCGAGCGTATGACGGCCCAGCGTCGTCGCGTCCTGGCCCTGCTGCTGGAAAGCGGCGAGCCGGTTAAGGCCTACGATCTGATCGCGCGCTTCGGCGAAGACGGCCAGGCCGCCAAGCCGCCGACCGTCTATCGGGCGTTGGAGTTTCTGGAGCGGCTGGGCATGGTCCACCGCATCGCCTCGATCAGCGCCTATGTCGCCTGCACCGACGACGGCGAGGCCGCCCACGCGGCCGCCTTTTTGATCTGCGACTGCTGCGGCGCGACGCGCGAGGTCAGCGGCCCCGACCAGAGCGCCATGAACGCCGCCGCCTCAGCCGCCGGCTACGCCATCGCCCGCACCACGATCGAGGCGCACGGTCGCTGCGCCGCCTGTCGCGAAGTCGCATGA
- a CDS encoding entericidin A/B family lipoprotein — translation MRKIFVLVAAAAALTTAACNTVEGVGRDTQAAGQAVTGAAQDAKN, via the coding sequence ATGCGCAAGATTTTCGTTCTGGTCGCCGCCGCCGCCGCCCTGACCACCGCCGCCTGCAACACCGTCGAAGGCGTGGGCCGTGACACCCAGGCCGCCGGCCAGGCCGTGACCGGCGCCGCCCAAGACGCCAAGAACTAA
- a CDS encoding alpha/beta fold hydrolase, translating into MDAALMSPPRRLSVPIDNRWGAGEMVVLDFGDPNRPVDLIFSHANGFNAATYRSLLSPLSASLRIWAPDLRGHGRSALPTFARPKTSWLDHRDDLLALLEAIDGPPVVMAGHSMGGTASLLAAAVRPDRVSSLVLFDPVIWKRSAVFAFNLPFAHKLMKAIPIAKATLRRRSQFDSREQAMAAYRGRGAFKGWPDMVLADYLSEGLNEGDGGFSLTAAPAWEAANYAAQAHDPWRAMNRYPGPVRILKAEHGALTHVPVRPRGLPNVSVEVVAGGGHLFPMTHADVARDALFDAAV; encoded by the coding sequence ATGGATGCGGCGTTGATGTCCCCACCGCGTCGCCTGTCCGTGCCAATCGACAATCGCTGGGGCGCCGGCGAGATGGTCGTGCTGGATTTCGGTGATCCGAACCGGCCGGTCGATCTGATCTTCTCTCACGCCAACGGCTTCAACGCCGCCACCTATCGCAGCCTCTTGTCGCCGTTGTCGGCGTCCTTGCGGATCTGGGCGCCGGATCTGCGCGGCCATGGACGGTCTGCGCTGCCGACCTTCGCCCGGCCCAAGACCAGCTGGCTGGACCACCGCGACGACCTGCTGGCGCTGCTGGAGGCCATCGACGGCCCGCCCGTGGTCATGGCCGGCCATTCGATGGGCGGCACGGCCTCGCTTCTGGCGGCCGCCGTTCGGCCTGATCGGGTGTCCAGCCTGGTGCTGTTCGATCCGGTGATCTGGAAACGATCTGCGGTCTTCGCTTTCAACCTGCCCTTCGCCCACAAGCTGATGAAGGCGATCCCCATCGCCAAGGCCACCCTGCGCCGTCGCAGCCAGTTCGACAGCCGCGAACAGGCCATGGCCGCCTATCGCGGGCGCGGCGCCTTTAAGGGTTGGCCCGACATGGTCCTGGCCGACTATCTTTCCGAAGGCCTGAACGAAGGCGACGGCGGGTTCAGCCTGACCGCGGCGCCGGCCTGGGAGGCGGCCAACTACGCAGCCCAGGCGCACGATCCGTGGCGGGCCATGAACCGCTATCCCGGACCGGTTCGCATCCTCAAAGCCGAACACGGCGCCCTGACCCATGTGCCGGTCCGGCCCCGTGGCCTGCCCAATGTCTCCGTCGAGGTCGTGGCCGGCGGCGGGCACCTGTTCCCCATGACCCATGCCGACGTGGCGCGCGACGCCCTGTTCGACGCCGCCGTCTGA
- a CDS encoding NAD-dependent succinate-semialdehyde dehydrogenase: MNHTARDAGLKLLRQHALIAGKAIPANGGGIAVDDPATGDVIGHVPDLGAAETEQAIAAANETFKTWSRSDPHVRAAFLRKWAALIDDNLDGLGALMALENGKPFEEAKGEVTYANGFLKWFAGQAERLIGETQDSPLGHLILTYREAVGPCALITPWNFPAAMLTRKLGPAFAAGCTAVVKPASQTPFTAIALAELAYEAGLPKGALSIVTGDAATIGKALTDSPDIRKLSFTGSTGVGRKLAEQCAPTLKRVSMELGGAAPLIVFADADLDLAVAETIKGKFRNSGQTCVCPNRVYVERSVAETYAEKLAAEVAKIVVGPAFDDGVKVGPLIEDKAIDKVEKHVAAIKADGGHVLTGGSRHDLGGRFFQPTVTLGGDDALFREEETFGPMIPVFAFDTEEEALEKANTSDYGLASYLFTRDLDRAMRFSRRIEAGMCGVNTGLISTATAPFGGVKQSGYGREGSIHGIDEYVDVKTVTLALK; the protein is encoded by the coding sequence GTGAACCACACCGCCCGCGACGCCGGCCTCAAACTCTTGCGCCAGCACGCCCTGATCGCCGGCAAGGCCATTCCGGCCAACGGCGGCGGCATCGCCGTCGATGATCCGGCGACAGGCGATGTGATCGGCCATGTCCCCGATCTGGGCGCCGCCGAAACCGAACAGGCCATCGCGGCGGCGAACGAGACGTTCAAGACCTGGTCGCGATCCGATCCGCACGTACGTGCGGCCTTTCTGCGCAAATGGGCGGCGCTGATCGACGACAATCTGGATGGTCTGGGCGCCCTGATGGCGCTGGAAAACGGCAAGCCGTTCGAGGAGGCCAAGGGCGAGGTCACCTACGCCAACGGTTTCCTGAAGTGGTTCGCCGGCCAAGCCGAGCGGTTGATCGGCGAGACCCAGGACAGTCCGCTGGGCCATCTGATCCTGACCTATCGCGAGGCGGTCGGGCCATGCGCGCTGATCACGCCCTGGAACTTCCCCGCCGCCATGCTGACGCGAAAGCTGGGGCCGGCCTTTGCGGCAGGCTGCACCGCCGTGGTCAAGCCGGCCAGCCAGACGCCGTTCACCGCCATCGCCCTGGCCGAACTGGCCTATGAAGCCGGCCTGCCGAAAGGCGCCCTGTCGATCGTCACCGGGGACGCCGCCACCATCGGCAAGGCGCTGACTGACAGCCCGGACATCCGCAAACTGTCCTTCACCGGCTCGACCGGCGTGGGCCGCAAGCTGGCCGAACAGTGCGCCCCGACGCTGAAAAGGGTGTCGATGGAGCTGGGCGGCGCGGCGCCGCTGATCGTCTTCGCCGACGCCGACCTGGATCTGGCGGTGGCCGAGACCATCAAGGGCAAGTTCAGGAACTCTGGCCAGACCTGCGTCTGCCCCAACCGGGTCTATGTCGAGCGGTCAGTCGCCGAGACCTATGCCGAAAAACTGGCTGCCGAGGTGGCCAAGATCGTGGTCGGTCCCGCCTTCGACGACGGCGTGAAGGTCGGGCCGCTGATCGAGGACAAGGCGATCGACAAGGTGGAAAAGCATGTGGCGGCGATCAAGGCCGACGGCGGCCACGTGCTGACCGGCGGGTCGCGCCACGATCTGGGCGGCCGCTTCTTCCAGCCGACCGTGACCCTAGGCGGCGACGACGCCCTGTTCCGCGAGGAAGAGACGTTCGGCCCCATGATCCCCGTCTTCGCCTTCGATACGGAGGAGGAGGCGCTGGAGAAGGCCAACACCAGCGACTACGGCCTCGCCTCCTATCTGTTCACCCGCGACCTGGACCGTGCGATGCGATTCAGCCGGCGGATCGAGGCCGGCATGTGCGGGGTCAACACCGGCCTGATCTCCACCGCCACCGCGCCGTTCGGCGGGGTCAAGCAGTCGGGCTATGGCCGCGAAGGCTCGATCCACGGCATCGACGAATATGTGGACGTCAAGACGGTGACACTGGCGCTGAAATAG
- a CDS encoding SapC family protein yields the protein MTDTNNSPLEGNVLFYTNPEPLDAGLHASLGVNPAEKPYAFVGKTNIVPLTVTEFAPAALSYPIIFIGDQKLPMAVMGLRQGDNLFVSAAGDFRPDAYVPAYVRRYPFVFADDKQNERMVLCIDRDAEIVVEGGENPLFVDGQASEYTQMAMDFCNNFEQERLRTEAFLALVNELDLLDVRDATFTPRNADGTPAQPQKIAEYYAVSEDKLRALSAEKLVELRDNGALGQIYAHLVSLLGWERLIALAFQRQAEAPASVN from the coding sequence ATGACCGACACGAACAATTCGCCGCTTGAAGGCAACGTCCTCTTCTACACCAACCCTGAGCCGTTGGACGCCGGCCTTCATGCCTCGCTTGGCGTCAACCCGGCCGAGAAGCCTTATGCGTTCGTCGGCAAGACCAATATCGTCCCGCTGACGGTCACCGAATTCGCCCCGGCGGCGTTGTCCTACCCAATCATCTTCATCGGCGACCAGAAACTGCCCATGGCGGTCATGGGTCTGCGTCAGGGCGACAATCTTTTTGTGTCTGCAGCAGGCGACTTCCGCCCTGACGCCTACGTTCCCGCCTACGTGCGCCGCTATCCCTTCGTCTTCGCTGACGACAAGCAGAATGAGCGCATGGTCCTTTGCATCGATCGCGATGCAGAGATCGTCGTAGAGGGCGGCGAAAACCCCTTGTTCGTTGATGGACAAGCGAGCGAATACACGCAGATGGCGATGGATTTCTGCAACAACTTCGAGCAGGAGCGTCTTCGTACGGAAGCCTTCCTGGCTCTCGTGAACGAGCTCGATCTGCTGGATGTGCGCGACGCGACCTTCACTCCACGCAACGCCGACGGCACGCCAGCGCAGCCGCAGAAGATTGCCGAATACTACGCGGTGTCAGAAGACAAGCTGCGCGCTCTTTCGGCCGAGAAACTGGTCGAGCTGCGGGACAACGGGGCTCTGGGCCAAATCTACGCCCATCTGGTCTCTCTGCTGGGTTGGGAGCGTTTGATCGCTCTTGCCTTCCAACGCCAAGCCGAGGCGCCGGCTTCAGTAAACTGA
- a CDS encoding NepR family anti-sigma factor produces MIDSPDSSRAKGDPKGEAGLEEARLRQQAIGVKLRHMFDEVVNEPVPDEFLDILKRADAKASDGAA; encoded by the coding sequence ATGATCGATTCTCCAGACTCCTCTCGTGCCAAAGGCGACCCAAAGGGGGAGGCAGGGCTCGAAGAAGCTCGTCTTCGCCAGCAGGCCATCGGCGTTAAGCTGCGGCATATGTTCGACGAGGTCGTCAACGAACCCGTGCCCGATGAGTTTCTCGACATTCTAAAACGCGCCGACGCCAAGGCTTCGGACGGCGCCGCATGA
- a CDS encoding response regulator — MSLLARLAPHLPYVRRYARALTGDQSTGDNYVRVALEALAAGEQQLSADMTPRVALYHVFHAIWSSTGAQLETGTLETTGSDASQRLLRIAPRSRQAFLLTALEGFTPSEAAQILSADPRDVERLIADAQADIDAELATDVLVIEDEAIISADIQSLVTELGHRVTGTATTHDEAIDAVARHKPGLVLADIQLADGSSGIDAVKDILKTMDVPVIFITAFPERLLTGERPEPTFLITKPFQPETVKAAISQALFFHPSRQKEAA, encoded by the coding sequence ATGAGCCTTCTGGCCAGACTCGCGCCGCATCTTCCTTATGTGCGCCGTTACGCACGCGCCCTGACCGGCGATCAATCCACAGGCGACAATTATGTCCGTGTCGCTCTGGAGGCCTTGGCGGCCGGCGAGCAGCAATTGTCGGCCGATATGACGCCGCGGGTCGCTCTCTATCATGTGTTCCACGCCATCTGGTCCTCGACCGGTGCGCAACTGGAAACCGGCACGCTGGAAACCACGGGCAGCGACGCCTCGCAGCGTCTGCTGCGTATCGCGCCGCGCTCGCGTCAGGCCTTCCTGCTGACCGCCCTTGAAGGCTTCACCCCTTCGGAAGCCGCGCAAATCCTGTCCGCCGATCCGCGCGACGTGGAGCGTCTGATCGCCGACGCCCAGGCGGACATCGACGCCGAACTGGCCACGGATGTTCTGGTCATCGAGGACGAGGCCATCATTTCGGCCGACATCCAGAGCCTGGTCACGGAACTGGGTCACCGCGTCACCGGCACCGCCACGACGCACGACGAGGCGATCGACGCCGTCGCCCGCCACAAGCCGGGCCTGGTTTTGGCCGACATTCAACTGGCCGACGGCTCGTCGGGCATCGATGCGGTCAAGGATATCCTGAAGACGATGGACGTGCCTGTGATCTTCATCACCGCCTTCCCGGAACGTCTGCTGACCGGCGAGCGTCCCGAGCCGACCTTCCTGATCACCAAGCCCTTCCAGCCGGAAACGGTGAAGGCGGCGATCAGCCAGGCGCTGTTCTTCCACCCGTCGCGCCAGAAGGAAGCCGCTTAA
- a CDS encoding sensor histidine kinase: MAMALLPIFVLSLIQTQADFQRQADDRQVDLQLAAERSASSAKAQLDSAQVLLRALSPDAVGPYCAPRLTALVGRLEGYEGLYRISPTGEAVCASGRADGVRSGVAPAAQATWFQRLRNGEELVVMRAPDGAGYEGALIVATRAERPMGRFDGAMVAVIPFSALQPDVTDPALPSGAQAALTDGAGRILTASDPDVFKLSAGDDIAGWVARARDQGSAVFEAKDSQKRRRDYAGAALAGGDLYALLSAPAPGWLSWARLNPIGTLLLPLGAWLTAFAAVMLLSERIFIRWLDYLERVAGIYAKGRFSVRPLQAMNAPSEIRTMARTLDEMAEAITLRDRELTDALMEKDALMREIHHRVKNNLQIISSLLSMQQRALTDAPAKAALGDTRQRISALALIYRTLYQSNDIRHADAREFLNELVGQLIASEAGRGPVVISSVDADSLHVDPDKLAPLALWLVEAVSNAQKHAFAHSGGELKVRFRVQGETSVLEVEDNGPGAQAGAEVGVGRTLMSAFAKQLRGETEFAAPPGGGTIARMIFATPEALAPVDPSDKTPGTAALASR; encoded by the coding sequence ATGGCCATGGCCCTGTTGCCGATCTTCGTGCTCAGCCTGATCCAGACGCAGGCTGACTTCCAAAGACAGGCCGACGACCGGCAGGTGGATCTTCAACTGGCGGCCGAACGCAGCGCCTCCAGCGCAAAGGCGCAGCTGGACAGCGCGCAGGTGCTTTTGCGCGCGCTCAGCCCCGATGCGGTGGGTCCGTATTGCGCACCGCGCCTGACGGCGCTGGTCGGACGTCTGGAAGGCTATGAGGGCCTCTATCGCATCAGCCCGACGGGCGAGGCGGTCTGCGCCTCCGGCCGGGCGGACGGCGTGAGATCCGGCGTGGCGCCCGCCGCCCAGGCGACTTGGTTCCAGCGGCTGCGCAACGGCGAAGAGCTTGTCGTCATGCGCGCGCCCGACGGCGCCGGCTATGAAGGCGCGCTGATCGTGGCCACCCGCGCCGAACGGCCGATGGGCCGGTTCGACGGCGCCATGGTCGCCGTGATCCCCTTCTCCGCCCTGCAACCGGATGTCACCGATCCCGCCCTGCCCTCGGGCGCTCAAGCCGCCCTGACCGACGGCGCCGGGCGCATTCTGACGGCCAGTGATCCGGACGTGTTCAAACTGTCGGCCGGAGACGACATCGCCGGCTGGGTGGCCCGCGCGCGCGACCAGGGATCGGCGGTGTTCGAGGCCAAGGATTCGCAGAAGCGGCGCCGCGACTATGCGGGCGCGGCCCTGGCTGGCGGCGACCTTTACGCTCTGCTGTCGGCCCCGGCGCCAGGGTGGCTGTCCTGGGCGCGGCTCAACCCGATCGGCACCCTGTTGCTGCCGCTGGGGGCGTGGCTGACGGCGTTCGCGGCGGTCATGCTGCTATCCGAGCGCATCTTCATCCGCTGGCTGGATTATCTGGAGCGGGTCGCGGGCATTTACGCCAAGGGCCGGTTCTCGGTGCGTCCGCTGCAGGCGATGAACGCCCCGTCGGAAATCCGCACCATGGCGCGTACGCTGGACGAGATGGCCGAGGCCATCACACTGCGTGACCGCGAGCTGACGGACGCCCTGATGGAAAAGGACGCGCTGATGCGTGAAATCCATCACCGGGTGAAGAACAACCTTCAGATCATCTCCTCCCTGCTATCGATGCAGCAGCGCGCCCTGACCGATGCGCCGGCCAAGGCGGCTCTGGGCGATACGCGCCAGCGCATCTCGGCCTTGGCCCTGATCTACCGCACCCTTTATCAGAGCAACGACATCCGCCACGCCGATGCGCGCGAGTTTCTGAACGAATTGGTCGGACAGCTGATCGCCAGCGAAGCCGGGCGCGGACCGGTAGTCATCAGCTCGGTGGACGCCGACTCCCTGCACGTCGATCCCGACAAGCTGGCGCCTTTGGCGCTGTGGCTGGTCGAGGCGGTCAGCAATGCGCAGAAGCACGCCTTCGCCCACAGCGGTGGCGAGCTGAAGGTGCGCTTCCGCGTCCAGGGCGAGACATCGGTTCTGGAAGTCGAGGACAATGGCCCTGGCGCCCAGGCCGGCGCCGAGGTCGGGGTGGGCCGCACCCTGATGAGCGCCTTCGCCAAACAGTTGCGCGGCGAGACCGAGTTCGCCGCCCCGCCCGGCGGCGGCACCATCGCCCGCATGATCTTCGCCACCCCGGAAGCGCTCGCGCCCGTCGATCCGTCGGACAAGACGCCCGGAACCGCAGCGCTGGCGTCGCGTTGA
- a CDS encoding acyl dehydratase — MSDPLHVHFEDLEVGQVVPLGACAVDQGALDVFIERFSPGWDVAYGAPDAMVYVLWSRLAADKSGGWAQTKVLAVDGLRYMRNPPAGELLRGRMTVMGKDPVGDDKGIVIASHDLLDEAGRLVFSCLTRALFSRR, encoded by the coding sequence ATGAGCGATCCGCTGCACGTCCATTTCGAAGACCTGGAGGTGGGGCAGGTCGTGCCGCTGGGCGCCTGTGCGGTCGATCAAGGGGCGCTGGACGTCTTCATCGAGCGGTTCTCGCCGGGCTGGGACGTGGCCTACGGCGCGCCGGACGCCATGGTCTATGTGCTGTGGAGCCGACTGGCGGCCGACAAGTCCGGCGGCTGGGCCCAGACGAAGGTCCTGGCCGTCGATGGGCTGCGCTATATGCGCAATCCCCCGGCGGGCGAACTGCTGCGGGGTCGCATGACGGTGATGGGCAAGGATCCGGTCGGCGACGACAAGGGCATCGTCATCGCCTCGCATGACCTGCTGGACGAGGCCGGTCGTCTGGTCTTTTCCTGCCTGACCCGGGCGCTGTTCTCGCGCCGCTGA
- a CDS encoding sigma-70 family RNA polymerase sigma factor, with protein sequence MSTSRLGAAPKPASADDEGFKRELVLLIPHLRAFARTLTGDPTAADDLAQDAMMKAWDARASYQMGTNMKAWTFMILRNQFYSEKRRSWRQSQLDQEAAERTLVAVDDPEAPVALDELRQALKTLPEEQREALILVGAGGFAYEEAAEICGCAVGTVKSRVSRARRALQATLERGGYGRDGKAAGDAMRSILGEADRLAGARS encoded by the coding sequence ATGAGCACCTCACGCCTGGGGGCCGCTCCCAAACCCGCCTCGGCCGATGACGAGGGCTTCAAGCGCGAACTGGTGCTGCTGATCCCGCATTTGCGCGCCTTCGCCCGGACCTTGACCGGCGACCCGACCGCGGCCGACGATCTGGCGCAGGACGCCATGATGAAGGCCTGGGACGCGCGCGCCAGCTATCAGATGGGCACCAACATGAAGGCCTGGACCTTCATGATCCTGCGCAACCAGTTCTATTCCGAAAAGCGCCGCTCATGGCGCCAGTCGCAGCTGGATCAGGAAGCGGCCGAACGGACACTGGTCGCCGTGGACGATCCCGAGGCGCCCGTCGCTCTGGACGAGTTGCGTCAAGCCTTGAAGACCCTGCCCGAAGAGCAGCGCGAGGCCTTGATCCTGGTGGGCGCCGGCGGCTTCGCCTACGAAGAAGCGGCCGAAATTTGCGGCTGCGCCGTCGGCACGGTGAAGAGCCGCGTCAGCCGCGCGCGGCGTGCGCTGCAAGCCACCCTGGAACGGGGCGGCTACGGACGCGACGGCAAGGCGGCAGGCGACGCCATGCGCTCGATTCTCGGCGAGGCCGACAGGCTGGCCGGCGCCCGGAGCTGA